A single genomic interval of Halomonas sp. GT harbors:
- a CDS encoding sarcosine oxidase subunit delta: MFYIYCPYCGEHREEEEFHPKGQAHIERPKEPEACSDEEWGNYLFFRNNPRGVHHEMWVHAVGCRKFFNVTRHTVSYEILETYKIGEQPTITADSQRQPREAAAVSHQEGVRA; this comes from the coding sequence ATGTTTTATATCTACTGCCCCTACTGCGGCGAGCACCGTGAGGAAGAGGAGTTTCACCCCAAAGGCCAAGCGCATATTGAGCGTCCCAAAGAGCCCGAGGCGTGTAGTGATGAAGAGTGGGGTAACTATCTTTTCTTCCGCAACAATCCCAGAGGTGTGCATCACGAAATGTGGGTGCATGCGGTGGGTTGCCGTAAGTTCTTCAACGTGACGCGCCACACGGTGAGCTACGAAATTCTCGAGACCTACAAAATAGGCGAGCAGCCGACGATTACCGCCGACAGCCAAAGGCAGCCTCGCGAGGCGGCAGCGGTAAGCCATCAAGAAGGAGTGCGGGCATGA
- a CDS encoding sarcosine oxidase subunit alpha family protein: MSQSKQQVFRLKTGGRIDRSRTLSFTFNGQRYQGHSGDTLASALLANGVDIVNRSFKYSRPRGIVAAGAEEPNAIVQLGSTEAAQVPNVRATQQALFDGLAACSTNGWPNVQRDLMGLIGKLGGQFMPPGFYYKTFMAPASMWLTYEKYIRKAAGLGRSPMEADPDSYDHLHQHCDVLVVGAGAAGLSAALAAARGGARVIVADEQEEMGGSLLGSRETLDGKSADQWVARVLEELAGCENVTLLPRTTANGYHDHNFVTLHERRTEHLGETAPVVNGRRPVRSRMHRVRAGQVILATGAHERPLVYAGNDVPGNLLASAVSTYIRRYGVVPGRQLVLSTSNDDGYRAALDWKEAGCEVVAVVDAREAPAGDWVDAARAQGIKIITGSAVIEAKGSNRVTAARVAKIDIGAYRVSGPVQELACDTIASSGGYSPVIHLASHTGARPTWRDDILGFVPGLVKGVHACGGANGTYALEDVLAEGVEAGIKAAAATGHAAQPVNLPSVERLQQGPAVALFQVPHEKPTLRGPKQFVDLQNDVTAAGIELATREGFESIEHIKRYTAMGFGTDQGKLGNINGMAIAARCLNRSIPEVGTTVFRPNYTPVTFGAIVGRHCRDLFDPERYTALHQWHVERGAEFEDVGQWKRPWYYPQKVNGKTETMHEAVARECLAVREKVGILDASTLGKIDIQGPDAREFLARIYTNKWEKLAVGKCRYGLMCKDDGMVTDDGVTSCLAENHFLMTTTTGGAAAILEWLELWHQTEWPELDVYFSSVTDHWATMTITGPEARKLLAEMTDIDLDRDSFKFMEWRAGKVAGVPARVYRISFTGELTFEINVQANYAMHVWQTLFKHGEKYGLTPYGTETMHVLRAEKGFIIVGQETDGSVTPEDLGMQWCVGYDKPFSWIGKRALTRTDTKRENRKQLVGLKPKDPTVVLEEGAQIVFDPKHAIPMPMVGHVTSSYYSPILDSGFALAVVKGGLKKMGETVYLPMADGQVHEAEIVSTIFYDPKGERQNV, encoded by the coding sequence ATGAGCCAGTCCAAGCAACAAGTGTTCCGCCTAAAGACAGGCGGCCGAATCGATCGCTCTCGCACGTTGAGCTTTACCTTTAACGGTCAGCGTTACCAAGGGCACTCTGGAGATACCCTGGCTTCGGCGCTGCTGGCTAACGGTGTGGATATCGTTAACCGCAGCTTTAAGTATTCCCGCCCCAGAGGCATCGTCGCCGCAGGCGCTGAAGAGCCCAATGCCATTGTTCAATTAGGCAGTACCGAAGCGGCACAGGTGCCCAATGTTCGTGCTACCCAGCAAGCGTTGTTTGATGGATTAGCCGCCTGTAGCACCAACGGTTGGCCTAATGTACAGCGCGACTTGATGGGCTTGATAGGCAAGTTAGGTGGGCAATTTATGCCACCGGGCTTCTACTACAAGACGTTTATGGCACCGGCGTCGATGTGGCTGACCTACGAAAAGTACATTCGTAAGGCGGCAGGCCTGGGCCGCAGCCCTATGGAAGCCGATCCAGATAGCTATGACCACCTTCATCAACACTGCGATGTGCTGGTCGTTGGCGCTGGCGCGGCTGGCTTGTCTGCAGCATTGGCTGCTGCCCGTGGCGGTGCGCGGGTGATCGTTGCGGATGAGCAAGAAGAGATGGGCGGCTCACTGTTGGGTAGCCGCGAAACGCTGGATGGCAAGTCGGCAGACCAGTGGGTTGCTCGAGTGCTTGAAGAGCTAGCCGGATGTGAGAATGTCACACTGCTGCCACGCACCACGGCTAACGGCTATCACGATCACAATTTTGTGACACTGCACGAGCGGCGTACTGAGCATCTGGGCGAAACGGCGCCTGTCGTCAATGGCCGCCGACCGGTACGTTCCCGTATGCATCGAGTTCGCGCTGGTCAGGTGATCCTAGCCACAGGCGCTCACGAGCGACCATTGGTGTATGCGGGAAATGACGTTCCAGGCAACCTATTGGCAAGCGCTGTTTCTACCTACATTCGACGCTATGGTGTCGTGCCAGGTCGCCAACTGGTGCTCTCCACCAGCAACGACGATGGCTATCGCGCCGCCTTAGACTGGAAGGAAGCAGGCTGCGAGGTGGTGGCGGTTGTTGATGCCCGCGAAGCGCCTGCAGGGGATTGGGTCGATGCCGCCCGCGCCCAAGGTATCAAGATCATCACCGGCAGTGCCGTTATCGAGGCGAAAGGCAGCAACCGAGTCACTGCCGCTCGGGTGGCCAAGATCGATATTGGTGCTTACCGAGTCAGTGGCCCAGTCCAGGAATTGGCCTGCGACACTATTGCTAGCTCAGGTGGCTATAGTCCGGTCATCCACTTGGCTTCCCATACCGGCGCGCGGCCTACTTGGCGTGACGATATCCTCGGCTTTGTGCCAGGGCTAGTGAAGGGCGTTCATGCCTGCGGTGGCGCTAATGGCACCTATGCGTTGGAAGACGTACTTGCCGAGGGTGTTGAGGCTGGCATTAAAGCAGCAGCAGCTACAGGCCACGCGGCTCAGCCGGTTAACCTGCCTAGCGTTGAACGCCTCCAGCAGGGGCCTGCGGTGGCACTTTTCCAGGTTCCCCATGAGAAGCCCACGCTGCGCGGGCCTAAGCAATTCGTCGATCTGCAGAATGACGTCACCGCAGCGGGCATCGAACTGGCTACCCGGGAAGGCTTTGAGTCTATCGAGCATATTAAGCGCTATACCGCGATGGGTTTCGGAACGGATCAGGGCAAGCTGGGCAATATTAATGGTATGGCCATTGCAGCTCGCTGCCTGAATCGCTCCATTCCTGAGGTGGGCACCACGGTATTTCGGCCAAATTATACGCCGGTGACCTTTGGCGCTATCGTCGGTCGTCACTGCCGTGATCTGTTCGATCCCGAGCGCTACACCGCTCTTCATCAGTGGCACGTTGAGCGCGGCGCCGAGTTTGAGGATGTCGGTCAGTGGAAGCGTCCCTGGTACTACCCACAGAAGGTGAATGGCAAGACCGAGACCATGCACGAAGCGGTAGCCCGGGAATGTTTAGCGGTGCGCGAGAAAGTGGGTATTCTCGATGCTTCTACGCTTGGCAAGATTGACATTCAAGGGCCGGATGCGCGTGAATTCCTGGCGCGTATCTATACCAACAAGTGGGAGAAGCTGGCGGTTGGTAAGTGCCGCTACGGCTTGATGTGTAAAGATGATGGCATGGTCACCGATGACGGTGTGACCAGCTGTCTTGCTGAAAATCACTTTTTGATGACCACCACCACCGGTGGCGCAGCAGCGATATTGGAATGGTTGGAGTTATGGCATCAGACCGAGTGGCCAGAACTGGATGTCTACTTCTCTTCAGTGACTGACCACTGGGCCACCATGACGATCACTGGCCCCGAAGCGCGCAAGCTGCTGGCTGAGATGACGGATATCGATCTCGACCGCGATAGCTTTAAGTTTATGGAGTGGCGTGCGGGGAAAGTGGCCGGGGTGCCTGCGCGTGTCTATCGAATCTCTTTTACCGGTGAGTTGACCTTTGAGATTAACGTTCAAGCCAACTACGCCATGCACGTGTGGCAGACACTGTTCAAGCATGGCGAGAAGTATGGCTTAACGCCCTATGGCACAGAGACCATGCACGTCCTGCGCGCTGAAAAAGGCTTTATTATCGTTGGCCAGGAAACCGACGGCTCGGTGACGCCGGAAGACCTGGGCATGCAGTGGTGCGTAGGTTACGACAAGCCTTTCTCATGGATTGGTAAGCGAGCCCTGACACGAACGGATACCAAGCGCGAAAACCGCAAGCAGCTAGTGGGTCTCAAACCGAAGGATCCAACGGTGGTGCTGGAGGAGGGAGCCCAGATTGTGTTTGATCCTAAGCATGCGATCCCGATGCCCATGGTGGGGCATGTGACCTCAAGCTACTACAGCCCAATTCTGGACTCTGGATTTGCTTTAGCGGTGGTGAAAGGCGGCCTCAAGAAAATGGGCGAAACCGTCTATCTGCCCATGGCAGACGGCCAAGTTCACGAAGCCGAAATCGTCAGCACCATTTTTTATGATCCCAAGGGAGAGCGCCAAAATGTCTAA
- a CDS encoding sarcosine oxidase subunit gamma, translating into MSNAATFDTRTDTAIPVESPLAFSYRHSGAPRAGSSSRVQLRERAMLGHLILRGGAIVLDEAVRDVLGISLPGKPQALVQDASGERSIQWLSPDEWLVIVPGGEEFPLETQLRERLGDSHYAISDVSGGQTVLEITGEAARELLMKAVIYDVHPRHFPVGKGVTTVFAKATTILRRPSEERWELVVRRSFADYCYRWLLDAAAEYGVNVEQ; encoded by the coding sequence ATGTCTAATGCGGCCACTTTCGATACCCGTACCGATACCGCTATCCCGGTAGAGTCTCCGTTAGCCTTTAGCTACCGTCATAGCGGCGCTCCTCGTGCTGGTAGTTCAAGTCGGGTTCAGCTACGCGAGCGGGCAATGCTTGGGCATCTGATCTTACGAGGCGGTGCCATCGTTCTCGACGAAGCGGTGCGCGACGTGCTGGGGATTAGCTTGCCTGGTAAGCCCCAGGCGCTGGTGCAGGATGCCAGCGGCGAACGTTCTATTCAGTGGCTTTCCCCTGACGAGTGGCTGGTAATTGTGCCTGGCGGTGAGGAGTTCCCGCTAGAGACGCAGTTGCGGGAGCGTTTGGGGGATTCCCATTACGCCATCAGCGATGTCAGCGGTGGGCAGACGGTGTTAGAGATTACCGGAGAGGCGGCCCGCGAGCTGTTGATGAAAGCGGTGATCTACGACGTTCATCCCCGCCATTTTCCCGTGGGCAAAGGCGTTACTACCGTTTTCGCCAAGGCCACGACCATCCTTCGTCGGCCCAGTGAGGAGCGTTGGGAGTTAGTCGTGCGGCGCAGTTTTGCCGACTACTGCTACCGCTGGCTACTGGATGCAGCAGCAGAGTATGGCGTGAACGTAGAACAATAA
- the purU gene encoding formyltetrahydrofolate deformylase: MSRMSDTWILAAQCQSLLGTVDVVTRFLKEQQCYITELNSFDDRLGGRFFIRAEFRPERDEFHEERFHADFAARASEFDMQFELTPPGKRTGTVILVSKADHCLNDLLYRYRTGQLPIDIKAVISNHPDLESLATWHGLPYHYLPISPETKLEQEAQVRKIIADTDAELVVLARYMQVLSPSMCELLAGRAINIHHSLLPGFKGAKPYHQAYEKGVKLVGATAHYINNDLDEGPIIAQGVEPVDHAHYPEDLVAKGRDIECLTLARAISYHLERRVFFYSGRTVVFGN; encoded by the coding sequence ATGAGCCGAATGAGTGATACCTGGATACTTGCCGCCCAATGCCAAAGCCTTTTGGGAACGGTGGACGTCGTCACGCGCTTTTTAAAAGAGCAGCAGTGCTATATCACTGAACTTAACTCTTTCGATGATCGGCTTGGTGGGCGCTTTTTTATTCGCGCTGAGTTTCGACCAGAGCGAGATGAGTTCCATGAAGAGCGCTTTCACGCTGATTTTGCAGCGCGAGCAAGCGAATTCGACATGCAGTTTGAGCTGACGCCTCCCGGAAAGCGAACGGGAACTGTGATCCTCGTATCGAAAGCTGATCACTGCTTAAATGATCTTCTCTATCGTTATCGCACTGGGCAACTGCCCATTGATATTAAGGCAGTGATTTCAAACCACCCTGACTTGGAGTCGTTGGCGACATGGCACGGCTTGCCATATCACTACCTACCCATCAGCCCTGAGACTAAGTTGGAGCAAGAAGCGCAGGTGCGCAAAATCATTGCGGATACTGACGCTGAGCTGGTGGTACTGGCAAGGTATATGCAGGTACTTTCCCCCTCAATGTGTGAACTATTAGCCGGACGAGCCATCAACATTCATCACTCTCTCCTACCCGGTTTTAAAGGCGCTAAGCCTTATCATCAGGCGTACGAAAAAGGGGTCAAGCTGGTGGGTGCAACGGCGCATTATATTAATAATGACCTTGATGAAGGGCCAATTATTGCTCAAGGGGTCGAGCCCGTCGACCATGCTCATTACCCTGAGGATCTGGTTGCTAAAGGGCGTGATATTGAGTGTCTCACCCTGGCTAGGGCGATTAGCTACCACTTAGAACGTCGTGTGTTCTTTTATTCAGGCCGCACGGTGGTTTTTGGTAACTAA
- a CDS encoding L-serine ammonia-lyase, which translates to MPISVFDLFKIGVGPSSSHTVGPMQAAFKYVTSLREADLLDEVAHLDVHLYGSLSATGVGHATDHAIIMGLMGERPDTIDPLIIGPSIASLKESQLLELGRQKTIIFDWNRDIYFHEESLPHHPNAMRLAAFTSQGQLLHENIYYSVGGGFVVEQAQVDLPLEDLDGATIPYNFDTAEELLALCKKEQLSISRLMLENEKVWRTEDEVRNELWRIWQVMCECIDNGLTHEGILPGGLNVKRRAKLLHQRLLAAEQNDCLIASTFSAMEWVNIFALAVNEENAAGGRMVTAPTNGAAGIIPAVLHYYMKFQPNACEKNVVDFLLAAGAIGILCKKNASISGAEVGCQGEVGSACAMAAAGLADVMGGTPEQVEHAAEIGLEHNLGLTCDPVGGLVQIPCIERNAIATVKAINAAQMALHGDGTHFISLDKVIRTMRDTGRDMLDKYKETSKGGLAVNAIEC; encoded by the coding sequence ATGCCTATCAGTGTTTTCGACCTTTTTAAGATTGGAGTAGGCCCCTCCAGTTCCCATACCGTCGGGCCCATGCAGGCCGCTTTTAAGTATGTTACATCACTACGCGAAGCCGACCTTCTTGATGAAGTGGCCCATCTAGACGTTCATCTTTATGGCTCACTTTCAGCGACGGGTGTAGGGCACGCAACGGATCACGCGATTATTATGGGGCTGATGGGCGAGCGCCCAGACACGATTGACCCTTTGATTATTGGGCCATCTATTGCGTCGCTTAAAGAGAGTCAGTTATTAGAACTTGGACGCCAAAAAACAATCATTTTTGATTGGAATCGCGATATTTATTTCCATGAAGAGAGTCTGCCTCACCATCCTAATGCCATGCGGCTTGCCGCTTTTACATCTCAAGGCCAATTACTGCATGAAAATATCTACTACTCGGTAGGGGGCGGTTTTGTTGTTGAACAAGCCCAGGTGGATTTGCCATTAGAGGATTTGGACGGGGCAACAATTCCCTACAACTTCGATACTGCCGAAGAACTGCTGGCATTATGTAAAAAAGAGCAGCTGAGTATCAGCCGCCTGATGCTAGAAAATGAGAAAGTGTGGCGGACGGAAGACGAGGTTAGAAATGAGCTATGGCGAATCTGGCAAGTCATGTGTGAATGCATCGACAATGGATTAACCCATGAAGGGATATTGCCGGGTGGGTTAAACGTAAAACGTAGAGCTAAGCTGCTTCACCAGCGGCTTTTAGCGGCTGAACAGAATGATTGCCTAATCGCATCGACGTTTTCAGCAATGGAGTGGGTGAATATTTTTGCCCTCGCGGTTAATGAAGAGAATGCCGCAGGAGGGCGGATGGTCACGGCGCCCACCAACGGTGCTGCGGGCATTATTCCTGCCGTCTTGCACTATTACATGAAATTTCAGCCCAACGCCTGCGAGAAAAACGTCGTGGATTTTCTACTAGCGGCAGGCGCCATTGGCATTCTCTGTAAGAAGAATGCCTCAATATCAGGGGCGGAAGTGGGCTGCCAAGGGGAAGTTGGGTCGGCATGTGCAATGGCGGCAGCTGGCTTAGCTGATGTCATGGGAGGAACGCCCGAACAAGTAGAGCATGCGGCAGAAATCGGCTTGGAACACAATTTAGGATTAACCTGCGACCCAGTGGGAGGGCTGGTTCAGATCCCCTGTATTGAACGCAACGCCATTGCCACCGTAAAAGCCATTAATGCAGCGCAAATGGCGTTGCACGGTGATGGCACTCACTTTATATCGTTGGATAAGGTCATTCGTACTATGCGCGATACGGGGAGAGATATGCTTGATAAATATAAGGAAACATCTAAAGGGGGATTGGCCGTTAATGCTATTGAATGTTAA
- a CDS encoding rhodanese-like domain-containing protein: protein MSGVASYFAELPYRNSALAALMALSMSVITIAQAEDTPSYRETQLGLYVTAREAYDLLQQEDDALLIDVRDPVEIKFTGFAEPTDIHVPWVLTDTTQFDADSKTWPTVRNANFAEQIRAALEAHQANDDTPIIVMCRSGATRSAPAADLIAEMGFSQVYSVSDGFEGGTLAEGDSKGVRARDGWRNSGLPWSYDVNPDTAWYESK from the coding sequence ATGTCTGGAGTTGCAAGCTATTTTGCTGAGCTTCCATACCGTAATTCTGCCCTTGCCGCCTTGATGGCACTGAGCATGAGTGTCATCACCATCGCTCAGGCTGAAGATACGCCCTCTTATCGAGAAACGCAGTTGGGCTTGTATGTGACCGCTCGCGAAGCCTATGACCTGCTACAGCAAGAAGACGATGCATTGTTGATTGATGTGCGTGATCCCGTCGAAATTAAATTCACCGGTTTTGCAGAACCCACTGATATCCATGTGCCATGGGTACTAACGGACACGACTCAGTTCGATGCTGATAGCAAAACATGGCCAACGGTTCGTAACGCCAATTTTGCCGAACAAATCCGTGCCGCGCTCGAAGCGCATCAAGCAAATGACGATACTCCGATCATCGTAATGTGCCGCTCTGGAGCAACCCGCAGCGCACCCGCTGCAGATCTGATCGCAGAGATGGGATTTTCGCAGGTGTATTCGGTTAGCGATGGCTTTGAAGGGGGCACGCTTGCTGAAGGTGACTCAAAAGGTGTGAGGGCGCGTGATGGGTGGCGTAATTCGGGATTGCCCTGGAGTTATGACGTTAATCCTGACACCGCTTGGTATGAGTCGAAGTAG
- a CDS encoding ATP-grasp domain-containing protein: MNILFTCAGRRNYLLHYFRDALSGSGRVFAADSNENAPAMMEADAAFLVPRVESPNYISSLLTLCKEHKVGLLIALNDNELSILARAKQCFMRIGTQVAVSSPEIIALAADKLATADFARELGIATPTSYLHFDTAFKAIEQGELCFPLFVKPRWGSASLGVECVYDIDELRWAWHQGLRRLPRHSLQQYADKKDGLLIQSALKGQEYGIDVVNDLQGRYQATFVKRKLGMRSGETDQAVTESRPELVALGRCLGETLKHVGNLDCDVFLDAGKPYLLELNPRFGGGYPFSAAAGADVPSALIAWAGGKAPPPHWDAIRHNVMSSKCERIVSLDRSATHIIEDSSNVTSSCNITINGFVLTAMAFR; this comes from the coding sequence ATGAATATTCTCTTCACCTGTGCTGGTCGTCGAAACTACCTGCTTCACTATTTCCGTGATGCGTTGTCTGGCAGTGGCCGTGTATTTGCAGCCGATAGCAACGAGAATGCCCCGGCGATGATGGAAGCAGATGCGGCGTTTCTTGTCCCTCGCGTAGAGTCACCCAACTATATCTCTAGCCTACTGACACTCTGCAAAGAGCATAAAGTTGGATTGCTTATTGCTCTTAATGACAATGAGCTTTCTATACTTGCTAGAGCTAAACAGTGCTTTATGCGTATAGGCACCCAAGTGGCTGTGTCATCGCCAGAGATTATCGCGCTGGCTGCTGACAAGCTGGCCACTGCAGATTTCGCCAGAGAACTTGGCATTGCCACTCCTACCAGCTACTTACATTTTGACACCGCCTTTAAGGCTATTGAGCAAGGTGAATTATGCTTTCCCCTATTTGTAAAACCACGCTGGGGCTCAGCATCGCTAGGGGTTGAATGCGTCTATGACATAGACGAATTAAGATGGGCCTGGCATCAGGGTCTTCGGCGCTTACCCCGCCATTCACTTCAACAATATGCTGACAAAAAAGATGGGTTACTTATCCAAAGTGCTCTGAAAGGCCAAGAGTATGGCATTGATGTGGTCAATGACTTACAAGGCAGATATCAGGCGACCTTCGTCAAGCGCAAACTAGGCATGCGTTCCGGTGAGACAGATCAAGCAGTGACAGAGAGCCGCCCCGAACTTGTCGCCCTCGGACGCTGCTTAGGAGAAACATTGAAGCATGTCGGCAACCTTGACTGCGATGTATTTCTAGACGCTGGGAAGCCCTATTTACTAGAGCTCAACCCGCGCTTCGGTGGCGGATATCCTTTTTCTGCAGCAGCAGGAGCAGATGTGCCGTCGGCACTCATCGCCTGGGCAGGGGGGAAGGCGCCTCCTCCCCATTGGGATGCTATCCGTCACAATGTTATGTCCAGTAAATGCGAGCGCATTGTTAGCCTTGACCGATCAGCAACCCATATTATAGAGGACTCATCGAACGTAACATCATCCTGTAATATCACTATTAACGGCTTCGTCTTAACCGCGATGGCATTTCGTTAG
- a CDS encoding alanine racemase yields the protein MHMVLNHQTLHNLSHLAGGTFYLFDENRFIENYSQLRERLRHYHSNTQVAYALKANYMPRICELINEMGGMAEVVSRFEFNIALRHLPATQLIFNGPIKLEDDLRKALHSGSTINVDSFREIALLERLASEFNEVVIGLRVNFASLPASRFGFQVESGELESALNRLKLIPNLKVVGLHCHVSDRARGVTAHTERIRLLGELASHLAPEYTIETLNIGGGLLGAMPDQLKSQFPFEVPSTADFADAIGLAFKRYAPSPTMQLIVEPGISMVADTHCLVAEVIEIRKRHDIHQALIDTSINSTNPTHSDSQPMLYAVTASTNHNSKKNTYRLVGHTCMEHDVIGEDFKGHLEVGDYIVFENRGAYSLNYTPPFITPAPAVLNCQGRMLKRADDFSSMLGSYCTRHNEVHPGEAHSAGSLSPDPFISV from the coding sequence ATGCACATGGTTCTCAATCATCAGACATTACACAACCTCTCACACCTGGCAGGTGGAACATTTTATTTATTTGACGAGAACCGCTTCATCGAAAATTATTCACAGCTTCGTGAACGGCTTCGACATTATCATTCCAATACCCAAGTGGCCTACGCACTCAAGGCCAATTATATGCCACGTATCTGCGAGCTGATCAACGAGATGGGCGGCATGGCAGAGGTCGTATCCCGTTTCGAGTTCAACATTGCTCTCCGTCATTTGCCCGCGACTCAATTGATATTCAATGGTCCTATTAAACTCGAAGATGATTTACGCAAAGCCTTGCATAGCGGCTCAACGATCAATGTCGACTCTTTCCGTGAAATTGCGTTATTAGAGCGGCTTGCAAGTGAATTCAATGAAGTGGTTATTGGGCTAAGGGTCAATTTTGCCTCGCTGCCCGCTAGCCGTTTCGGGTTTCAGGTCGAATCAGGAGAGCTTGAGAGTGCTCTGAACCGGTTGAAGCTCATACCAAATCTAAAGGTAGTGGGGCTGCACTGCCATGTAAGTGATCGGGCGCGCGGTGTAACGGCGCATACAGAGCGTATTCGCTTACTTGGTGAACTGGCCTCACATTTAGCACCTGAATATACCATCGAAACTCTGAACATCGGTGGCGGCCTGCTTGGTGCCATGCCAGATCAACTGAAATCGCAGTTCCCGTTTGAGGTGCCAAGCACTGCAGATTTTGCCGATGCGATTGGGTTAGCTTTCAAGCGTTATGCACCAAGCCCCACTATGCAGCTCATTGTAGAGCCTGGTATCTCAATGGTAGCCGACACACACTGCCTGGTGGCCGAGGTCATAGAGATAAGAAAACGGCACGATATTCATCAAGCACTTATCGATACCAGCATTAACAGCACTAACCCAACTCATTCAGATAGTCAGCCGATGCTGTATGCGGTAACTGCGAGCACTAACCATAACAGCAAAAAAAATACTTATCGCCTTGTGGGCCATACCTGTATGGAGCACGACGTTATTGGTGAGGACTTCAAAGGTCATCTAGAGGTAGGCGATTACATCGTATTCGAAAATCGCGGTGCTTACTCATTAAATTATACCCCTCCCTTTATTACGCCAGCTCCAGCCGTGCTCAATTGCCAGGGGCGCATGCTCAAACGAGCCGACGATTTCTCCAGCATGCTTGGCAGCTATTGCACACGCCACAATGAGGTGCACCCTGGTGAGGCTCACTCAGCAGGCTCTCTCAGTCCTGATCCCTTTATAAGTGTGTAA
- a CDS encoding phytanoyl-CoA dioxygenase family protein — MQERISVDEFGLLIREKGWVVFPSVLDEHFIHELRSDCLKWIDICQNMQVRNGVNAHGDGTAHHCLGANDSIDRYIDMHLFHPYISHYFDEQPYICHSLTPIGGFPALKTYVHKLHRDVRTFIPGYPLKLNMLVMCDDFTKDNGTLVLSGSHTSDQQPDQEEFEKHHERIVAPAGSVLLFNSLLWHQGALISGDRARVALTVGYSRAWVKPHMDYARMLGDEYGATLSPLTRQVLGYNARVPVSLDEWYRPLEQRLYNANQG, encoded by the coding sequence ATGCAAGAAAGAATTAGCGTTGACGAGTTCGGGCTCCTCATCAGGGAAAAGGGCTGGGTCGTCTTCCCATCTGTGCTTGATGAGCATTTCATACACGAGTTACGCAGTGACTGTTTAAAGTGGATAGATATTTGCCAAAACATGCAGGTTAGAAATGGCGTTAATGCTCATGGTGATGGTACCGCCCACCATTGCCTAGGTGCGAATGACAGCATTGACCGTTACATCGATATGCATCTTTTTCATCCTTACATCTCGCACTATTTCGATGAGCAGCCGTATATCTGCCACTCATTGACGCCGATAGGCGGTTTCCCCGCGCTGAAAACCTATGTCCACAAGCTGCACCGAGACGTTAGAACCTTCATCCCTGGTTATCCACTCAAGTTAAACATGCTGGTGATGTGTGACGACTTTACAAAAGATAATGGCACCCTAGTTCTGTCAGGTTCTCATACAAGTGACCAACAACCTGACCAAGAAGAATTTGAGAAGCACCATGAAAGAATTGTGGCTCCCGCAGGCTCTGTTCTGCTCTTTAATTCACTGCTTTGGCATCAAGGTGCCTTAATTTCTGGCGACAGAGCACGTGTCGCTTTGACGGTTGGTTATAGCCGAGCCTGGGTAAAGCCGCACATGGACTACGCCCGGATGTTAGGTGACGAATACGGTGCGACACTTTCGCCATTAACGCGACAGGTGCTGGGTTATAACGCCAGGGTGCCTGTCAGTCTTGATGAATGGTACAGGCCGCTGGAACAACGGCTGTATAACGCCAACCAGGGGTAA
- a CDS encoding GNAT family N-acetyltransferase has protein sequence MVKVSCINEYSLLNVTKRYQKMLCDAQHCLSLFLIGDEQRVWGDIMRNLTNWQDGIRSLIWEEQHRQAGRLLHVDNVEEYIDKILVNADFLCLHTLDKCLGFVAYYCKDPATPDAFITLFILAPEVRGSGLAASLINGVTAQSRQYNCSRLKLWVHKNNADALRFYYRQGFRSCARREHMLLMELPICSESGSELPRSKVMET, from the coding sequence GTGGTAAAAGTATCCTGCATCAATGAATATTCTTTATTAAATGTAACGAAACGTTACCAAAAGATGTTATGCGATGCTCAACATTGCCTAAGTCTCTTTCTTATAGGCGATGAGCAACGTGTGTGGGGGGACATTATGCGCAACCTAACGAATTGGCAAGATGGGATTCGATCGCTTATTTGGGAAGAACAGCACCGACAGGCTGGGCGGTTGCTCCACGTAGATAATGTCGAGGAATATATCGACAAAATTTTGGTAAACGCTGATTTTTTATGCCTTCACACGTTAGATAAATGCCTGGGGTTCGTGGCTTATTATTGCAAAGACCCTGCCACCCCAGATGCTTTTATCACTTTATTCATCTTAGCTCCGGAAGTTCGTGGCAGTGGCTTGGCTGCTTCTCTAATTAACGGTGTTACTGCGCAGTCACGTCAATATAACTGTTCTCGCTTGAAGCTATGGGTACACAAGAATAATGCTGACGCCCTTCGCTTTTACTACCGCCAAGGCTTTCGCTCCTGCGCTCGCAGAGAACATATGTTGCTAATGGAGCTACCGATTTGCTCTGAAAGCGGCTCGGAATTACCACGCTCTAAAGTGATGGAGACATAA